One stretch of Dissulfurimicrobium hydrothermale DNA includes these proteins:
- the rpe gene encoding ribulose-phosphate 3-epimerase, with translation MGIMIAPSILSADFSRLGDEIRAVEEAGADAIHVDVMDGRFVPNLTIGPMVVEAIRPVTGLPLDVHLMIEAPDRYIDAFAKAGASWITVHVEACTHLHRTIQKIKDLGIKAGAVLNPATPPSTLEYCLDELDLILVMSVNPGFGGQRFIPSALRKTEALRQMLADKGLSVAIEVDGGINCDTIFDAARAGAEIFVAGSAIFGTKNYTKAIEELKSLGDKGKGA, from the coding sequence ATGGGAATCATGATCGCGCCTTCCATCCTGTCCGCTGACTTCAGCCGCCTAGGAGATGAGATAAGGGCCGTAGAAGAGGCAGGAGCTGACGCCATCCATGTGGACGTAATGGACGGCCGCTTCGTCCCCAATCTGACCATAGGGCCTATGGTCGTTGAGGCCATCCGTCCCGTCACAGGACTTCCGCTCGATGTCCACCTCATGATCGAGGCCCCAGACAGATACATAGACGCCTTCGCAAAGGCAGGGGCATCCTGGATCACTGTACACGTCGAGGCATGTACACACCTGCACAGGACCATCCAAAAGATAAAAGACCTCGGGATCAAGGCCGGGGCCGTGCTGAATCCAGCCACGCCGCCCTCTACCCTTGAATACTGTCTGGATGAACTCGACCTCATACTAGTCATGAGCGTAAACCCCGGCTTCGGCGGGCAGCGTTTTATACCATCGGCATTGAGGAAGACCGAGGCATTGAGGCAGATGTTGGCTGATAAGGGTCTTTCGGTCGCAATAGAGGTAGACGGCGGGATAAACTGCGATACCATATTTGACGCAGCGCGTGCCGGTGCCGAAATATTTGTTGCAGGATCCGCAATTTTCGGCACAAAAAACTACACAAAGGCCATAGAAGAACTCAAATCCCTTGGGGATAAGGGAAAAGGCGCCTGA
- a CDS encoding pyridoxal phosphate-dependent aminotransferase, which produces MREAGVIASRMLDFMGRASWIRKMFEEGSRLKARYGTENVCDFTLGNPDLNPPDRFREALESVSRDRMPGVHGYMPNAGLFDVREKVAASVGEAHGVRPSSDDVIMTCGAAGGLNIIFKAMLDPGDEVITPSPFFVEYYFYVDNHGGTLVPVDTKRDFSLDISAIEKAIGPKTRAVLINSPNNPTGAVYGEGEIAALAGLLKDAGASFDRTIFLISDEPYRRLTFDGVIAPPILKYYEAGLAVTSFSKDLSIPGERIGYVLVHPQMPGREVVLGALILANRILGFVNAPALMQRAVAMCLEDTVDVGIYERRRDLMASILTEAGYEYIMPKGAFYFFPRSPIEDDLRFVDLLKNELILAVPGSGFGCPGHFRLAFCVDDRVIERSRKGFMQAMERAWA; this is translated from the coding sequence ATGCGAGAGGCGGGTGTTATAGCCAGCAGAATGCTTGACTTCATGGGCAGGGCATCGTGGATAAGGAAGATGTTTGAGGAGGGTTCGAGACTGAAGGCAAGATACGGTACGGAAAATGTTTGTGATTTTACGCTTGGGAACCCCGATCTGAACCCACCCGATCGTTTCCGCGAGGCGCTTGAGAGCGTATCGAGGGATCGAATGCCTGGCGTACATGGTTATATGCCTAATGCTGGACTCTTTGATGTGCGAGAGAAGGTGGCTGCGTCTGTAGGCGAGGCCCATGGTGTTAGGCCCTCATCCGATGATGTCATCATGACCTGTGGTGCCGCAGGCGGGCTCAATATCATTTTTAAGGCCATGCTGGATCCTGGCGACGAGGTTATAACCCCAAGCCCATTTTTTGTCGAATATTACTTTTATGTCGACAATCATGGTGGCACGCTCGTGCCAGTGGATACAAAAAGGGATTTTTCCCTTGATATTTCGGCCATTGAGAAGGCTATCGGTCCAAAAACCAGGGCCGTGCTGATAAATTCCCCCAACAATCCGACAGGTGCGGTCTACGGCGAGGGTGAGATAGCGGCCTTGGCCGGGCTTTTAAAGGATGCAGGCGCCTCTTTTGACAGGACCATATTTCTCATCTCGGATGAACCATACCGGAGATTGACCTTTGACGGCGTTATTGCACCGCCCATCCTTAAATATTACGAGGCAGGTCTTGCAGTCACGTCTTTTTCTAAAGACCTCTCCATACCAGGAGAAAGGATCGGCTATGTCCTAGTCCATCCTCAAATGCCAGGGCGAGAGGTTGTCTTGGGGGCCTTGATCCTGGCAAACCGTATATTGGGTTTTGTAAATGCCCCGGCATTGATGCAGCGGGCCGTAGCCATGTGTCTGGAAGATACGGTGGATGTCGGGATATATGAAAGGCGCAGGGATCTTATGGCCAGTATACTTACCGAGGCAGGTTACGAGTATATTATGCCGAAAGGGGCGTTTTATTTCTTTCCTCGTTCACCCATTGAAGACGATTTAAGATTTGTTGATCTCTTGAAAAACGAGCTCATTTTGGCCGTACCTGGTTCGGGTTTTGGATGCCCTGGCCATTTTCGTTTGGCCTTTTGTGTTGATGACAGGGTGATTGAGCGCTCACGGAAGGGTTTTATGCAGGCCATGGAAAGGGCCTGGGCTTAA
- the rsmB gene encoding 16S rRNA (cytosine(967)-C(5))-methyltransferase RsmB, translating to MGSSLDLDRTHLKKTAGPPLPSVRMLAARFLLRWENFYKNRPPLNELAEETLKHHEPLDPRDRALFYELIFGTVRNLILLDWIIDSRVNNGCILSPLTRSHLRIGAYQILFLDKIPDFAVVNEAVEAIKATKDNRAAGLVNAVLRRLTKARNGGDMTVYNAGGLDPIKRLSLETSHPMWMLNRWIRRYGLDKTKIRCLWNNQRAPLTLRVNRRRARRGEVISLMSKAGLEARPGRYCPDALVVHGFSGAPTTLPGWNDGLFLVQDEAAQLVTLLLDPTPNERILDLCAGAGGKTIHIADIISDVGLIHAFDPNKKRLARLVEVRDRLELKSIEIVQTKQGLLKNYDRILIDAPCSGFGVIRRRPDIKWNRTEALIQILSRTQLELLKEASERVRPGGRLVYAVCTTEPDETTGVIEAFLKTRPDFRLITCRNCLPDRAKMLADKAGFLEIKPKEDGPDLFFAAVLEAPC from the coding sequence ATGGGATCGTCCTTGGATCTTGACAGGACACATCTTAAAAAGACAGCTGGACCGCCTCTTCCGTCCGTAAGGATGCTTGCAGCAAGGTTCCTGCTAAGGTGGGAAAATTTTTATAAAAATCGCCCACCATTAAACGAACTGGCCGAAGAGACCCTGAAACACCATGAGCCGCTAGACCCAAGGGACAGGGCACTCTTTTACGAACTCATATTTGGAACGGTAAGAAACCTTATTTTGCTTGACTGGATCATAGATTCAAGAGTAAACAACGGCTGCATCCTCTCCCCTTTAACAAGGTCACATCTTCGCATAGGGGCATATCAAATACTTTTTTTAGATAAAATCCCCGACTTTGCAGTGGTAAACGAGGCGGTAGAGGCCATCAAGGCCACAAAAGACAACAGGGCTGCAGGGCTGGTAAACGCCGTCTTAAGGCGTTTGACAAAGGCAAGGAATGGCGGCGACATGACCGTTTACAACGCTGGAGGTCTTGATCCGATCAAAAGGCTGTCCTTGGAGACGTCCCATCCCATGTGGATGCTGAATAGATGGATCAGAAGATACGGCCTTGATAAGACAAAGATACGATGCCTCTGGAACAATCAAAGGGCCCCCTTGACACTCAGGGTCAACCGGCGCCGGGCCCGACGAGGCGAGGTCATTTCCCTTATGAGCAAAGCCGGGCTTGAGGCGAGACCTGGCAGATATTGCCCTGACGCATTGGTGGTACATGGCTTCAGTGGTGCACCCACCACACTCCCGGGCTGGAATGACGGCCTCTTTTTAGTACAGGACGAGGCAGCCCAGCTCGTCACTCTGCTTCTTGATCCGACGCCTAATGAAAGGATCCTTGATCTCTGCGCTGGCGCGGGCGGAAAGACTATTCACATAGCTGACATCATATCAGACGTCGGGCTGATCCATGCATTTGATCCAAATAAAAAAAGGCTTGCAAGACTTGTTGAAGTCAGGGATCGGCTGGAATTAAAGTCCATCGAGATAGTCCAGACAAAACAAGGGCTTTTAAAAAACTATGACCGCATTCTCATCGACGCCCCATGTTCTGGCTTTGGGGTTATAAGGCGCCGCCCCGACATAAAATGGAACCGGACCGAGGCCTTGATCCAGATCCTTTCGAGAACGCAGCTTGAACTACTCAAAGAGGCCTCGGAGCGGGTCAGGCCTGGAGGAAGGCTGGTCTATGCCGTCTGCACCACTGAACCTGACGAAACGACTGGTGTGATTGAGGCGTTTTTGAAAACAAGACCTGATTTTAGACTCATAACATGTCGTAACTGCCTGCCAGACCGGGCAAAAATGCTGGCAGATAAAGCCGGTTTTTTAGAAATCAAGCCCAAAGAGGATGGACCTGATCTATTCTTCGCCGCTGTGCTTGAAGCGCCTTGTTAA
- the fmt gene encoding methionyl-tRNA formyltransferase — MDRDKIFRIVFMGTPDFALPSLRALLDSKDEVTAVVTQPDRPRGRGKRPLPSPVKEEALLSEIPVIQPEKADDPRFIKALRDLSPDLLVTAAFGQILPKQVLDIPSIMSINVHGSLLPKFRGAAPIQWAILKGEKETGVTIMQMDIGMDTGPILLAEAVTIEEDETYGRLYRRLAELGARLLLKAIRGLKEGAITPFPQPKSEISYAPPLGSGIAWIDWAKPAEELHCLIRALDPRPGAYTIFRGKRLKLFSPIIIKRHTTVTPGTVLESGENGLLIATGRDSLLVQELFLAGKRRLGAKEFLKGTKITDGIVLGS, encoded by the coding sequence ATGGACAGAGACAAGATATTTCGAATCGTCTTTATGGGCACCCCTGACTTTGCCTTGCCGTCATTAAGGGCGCTTCTGGATAGCAAAGATGAGGTAACGGCGGTAGTGACCCAGCCTGACAGGCCCAGGGGAAGAGGCAAAAGACCTCTTCCCAGCCCTGTAAAGGAGGAGGCGTTGCTCTCCGAGATCCCGGTGATCCAGCCCGAAAAGGCGGATGATCCGAGATTTATCAAGGCCCTCAGAGACCTCTCACCCGATCTGTTGGTTACTGCGGCATTCGGCCAGATACTACCAAAACAGGTCCTTGACATCCCGAGCATCATGTCAATCAATGTCCATGGCTCGCTCTTGCCTAAATTTCGAGGGGCGGCGCCAATCCAATGGGCCATTTTAAAGGGCGAGAAGGAAACCGGCGTCACCATTATGCAGATGGACATAGGAATGGACACCGGCCCCATTCTCTTAGCCGAAGCAGTAACAATCGAGGAGGACGAGACCTACGGCAGACTCTACAGGCGCCTTGCAGAACTTGGCGCCAGGCTCCTCCTCAAGGCTATTCGAGGCCTCAAGGAAGGGGCGATCACACCTTTCCCCCAGCCGAAAAGTGAGATAAGCTATGCGCCGCCTTTAGGGTCGGGGATAGCATGGATCGACTGGGCCAAACCCGCCGAAGAGCTCCATTGCCTGATCAGGGCCCTTGATCCGCGGCCTGGGGCATATACCATCTTCAGAGGGAAAAGACTCAAACTTTTCAGCCCCATAATAATAAAAAGGCATACGACTGTCACGCCAGGAACGGTGCTTGAGTCCGGCGAAAACGGCCTGTTGATCGCCACCGGCAGGGATTCGCTCCTTGTACAGGAACTCTTTTTGGCTGGCAAAAGACGTCTCGGCGCCAAAGAATTCCTGAAGGGGACAAAAATTACAGATGGGATCGTCCTTGGATCTTGA
- the def gene encoding peptide deformylase translates to MKILVYPHEILRQKALPVKSIDGDIVSIIDEMFKTMYEAKGIGLAANQVGILKELIVIDITQPEQPKKPIVLINPIIIEADGEATDVEGCLSLPDYSEKVKRAERILVTGYDRDEKEIRLEADGLLARCIQHEIDHLNGVCFIDRLSPLKRALFRKKWSKTRPKE, encoded by the coding sequence ATGAAGATACTTGTCTATCCACATGAGATTCTAAGGCAAAAAGCCCTTCCTGTTAAGTCGATAGACGGCGATATCGTCTCAATCATAGACGAGATGTTCAAGACCATGTACGAGGCCAAGGGTATCGGCCTTGCCGCCAATCAGGTCGGGATCTTGAAAGAGCTCATCGTTATCGACATAACCCAGCCGGAACAACCCAAGAAACCTATTGTGTTGATAAACCCGATAATAATAGAGGCTGACGGAGAGGCTACAGATGTCGAGGGATGTTTAAGCCTCCCGGATTATTCTGAAAAGGTGAAGCGGGCGGAAAGGATACTCGTCACAGGATATGACAGGGATGAAAAGGAAATAAGGCTCGAGGCTGACGGTCTGCTGGCCAGGTGTATTCAACACGAAATCGACCACCTTAATGGTGTCTGTTTCATTGATCGTTTGAGCCCTTTAAAAAGGGCCCTGTTCCGCAAAAAGTGGTCTAAAACAAGGCCCAAGGAATAA